The genomic DNA GGGTACTTGAACAGGAGGCTGCGGAATGGTCTCTCAAGCCATACAGCCGAAACGCAATCGGATCACCCAGTGGCTTGCTGCCGACACAATGGAAGGTATCCGACGCCAGCGTGCGTTGCTGGGTTATCTGTTTATTGCGCCATCTATCATCGGATTGCTGATTTTCATTATCGGCCCGATGATCGCTACATTCGCTTTGAGTTTCTTTAAATGGAATGTCTTCCGGCCGCCAGAGTTCATTAATTTCGAGAATTTCACCCGGCTGTTCAGCGATCCGCGCGTTTTCACGGCCTTCAGGAACACATTTCTGCTGGTCATAATGACTGTGGTTATGCTGGAAATCTTAGCTCTGGCGCTGGCACTTTCAGTGCATCGCCTGGCCAGCCGCCCACTGAGCTACTTTTTCCGGACGTCATACTTCCTGCCAGTGCTGCTCTCTGGCGCAGCGGTAGCCGTGACGCTAGGTTATATGTTTCACCGCGATTTTGGGGTTATCAACTACTACCTGGGATTGCTTGGTATCCCCAAAATCTCCTGGTTGACTGATAGTAATGTGGTGCTGTGGTCCGTTTCTCTCACGACAGTCTGGCGCAATTTGGGTTTCACTTTCATCATTTATCTGGGTGGGGTCAGCTCTCTACCAACTGAGATTCTTGAAGCGGCCCAGGTAGATGGGGCGTATGGCTGGCGACGGTTGAAA from Anaerolineae bacterium includes the following:
- a CDS encoding sugar ABC transporter permease; this encodes MVSQAIQPKRNRITQWLAADTMEGIRRQRALLGYLFIAPSIIGLLIFIIGPMIATFALSFFKWNVFRPPEFINFENFTRLFSDPRVFTAFRNTFLLVIMTVVMLEILALALALSVHRLASRPLSYFFRTSYFLPVLLSGAAVAVTLGYMFHRDFGVINYYLGLLGIPKISWLTDSNVVLWSVSLTTVWRNLGFTFIIYLGGVSSLPTEILEAAQVDGAYGWRRLKSVVLPLLSPTILFATVTDIIKMLQFFDEPFIMTRGGPGDASRTVVMLMYENAFGNLAFGYGSAIALILFAVILLVTGIQFALSRRWVFYS